A single genomic interval of Sinorhizobium garamanticum harbors:
- the cheB gene encoding protein-glutamate O-methylesterase CheB — protein MSVPARVLVVDDSATMRGLITAVLNADPDVTVVGQAADAIEARQAIKQLDPDVVTLDIEMPNMNGLEFLDKIMRLRPMPVIMVSTLTHKGAEASIAALEIGAFDCVGKPHPGDPNPFGDLADKVKAAARSQRKHIITGNKAAVPAAANANAEYRAGRKIIAMGASTGGVEALITVLQKFPANCPPTVITQHMPHTFTRSFAERLNRLCAPSVQEATDGARLEIGKIYLAPGGERHLQVANAAAPCCRLVDRAPVNGHRPSVDVLFDSVAELAGRNAIGVILTGMGRDGASGLLKMRHAGALTFGQNEKTCVVYGMPRVAYELGAVETQLPLGSIGEEILKTAAARKEGSE, from the coding sequence ATGAGTGTTCCCGCGCGCGTTCTCGTTGTCGATGACTCGGCCACCATGCGCGGCCTGATCACTGCCGTGCTCAATGCAGATCCGGACGTCACCGTCGTCGGTCAAGCGGCCGATGCGATCGAGGCCCGCCAGGCGATCAAGCAGCTTGACCCCGACGTCGTCACCCTCGACATCGAGATGCCGAACATGAACGGGCTCGAGTTTCTCGACAAGATCATGCGGCTGCGCCCGATGCCGGTCATCATGGTCTCGACCTTGACGCACAAGGGCGCGGAAGCGTCGATCGCCGCGCTCGAAATCGGTGCGTTCGACTGTGTCGGCAAGCCGCATCCCGGCGACCCGAATCCTTTCGGCGACCTGGCAGACAAGGTGAAGGCGGCCGCCCGCTCCCAGCGAAAACACATCATCACTGGCAACAAGGCGGCGGTGCCGGCCGCCGCGAACGCAAATGCCGAATACCGGGCGGGCCGCAAGATCATCGCCATGGGAGCCTCGACCGGCGGCGTCGAAGCGCTGATCACCGTCTTGCAGAAGTTTCCGGCCAATTGCCCTCCGACGGTGATCACGCAGCATATGCCGCACACTTTCACCAGGAGCTTTGCGGAGCGGCTCAATCGCCTTTGCGCGCCGTCCGTTCAGGAGGCGACCGACGGCGCCCGTCTTGAGATCGGGAAGATCTACCTGGCACCGGGCGGCGAACGCCACCTTCAGGTGGCCAATGCCGCCGCGCCTTGCTGCCGCCTCGTCGACCGCGCCCCTGTCAACGGCCATCGCCCTTCGGTCGATGTGCTGTTCGATTCGGTCGCCGAGCTCGCGGGCCGCAATGCGATCGGTGTCATCCTGACCGGAATGGGCCGCGACGGCGCATCCGGCCTCCTTAAGATGCGACATGCCGGAGCACTCACCTTCGGACAAAACGAAAAGACTTGTGTCGTCTACGGCATGCCGAGAGTTGCCTATGAATTGGGTGCTGTCGAAACGCAGCTCCCCCTCGGATCGATCGGGGAGGAGATCCTGAAGACCGCAGCAGCCCGAAAAGAAGGAAGCGAATAA
- a CDS encoding protein-glutamate O-methyltransferase, with the protein MRAQAILEQKLSPDECLASGEYPLTRRDLNEIAAMIYADAGIYLNESKASLVYSRLSKHIRNLGLKGFRDYCQLVASPAGAAARRDMLSHLTTNFTRFFRENHHFEHLKTDVLPDLIARAKNGGRVRIWSAACSDGQEPYSIALTVLSLLPNAADYDFRILATDIDPKILALARAGAYDATALETIDPAMRKQWFSEVNVGGRVKWQIDDRVKRLITFNELNLMAQWPVKGPFDVIFCRNVVIYFDEPTQMKIWSRFAGVLDTNGYLYIGHSERVSGDAKSKFDNIGITTYRHTGKFHGVRA; encoded by the coding sequence ATGAGAGCTCAGGCCATTCTCGAACAGAAACTGTCGCCGGACGAATGCCTTGCAAGCGGCGAGTATCCGCTGACGCGTCGTGATCTCAACGAAATCGCTGCGATGATCTATGCCGACGCCGGCATCTATCTGAACGAATCCAAGGCGTCGCTCGTCTATTCGCGGCTGTCGAAGCACATCCGCAATCTCGGGCTCAAGGGTTTTCGCGACTATTGCCAACTCGTCGCTTCGCCGGCTGGCGCCGCGGCCCGGCGCGACATGCTCTCGCACCTGACGACGAATTTCACCCGCTTCTTTCGCGAAAACCACCACTTCGAACACTTGAAGACGGACGTATTGCCGGACCTCATCGCCCGCGCGAAGAATGGTGGACGTGTTCGCATCTGGTCGGCTGCGTGCTCGGATGGTCAGGAGCCCTATTCGATCGCGCTTACGGTTCTGTCGCTGCTGCCGAACGCGGCGGACTATGACTTCCGCATTCTCGCGACGGATATCGATCCGAAGATCCTGGCACTCGCCCGGGCCGGTGCCTACGACGCCACGGCGCTGGAAACGATCGACCCCGCCATGCGCAAGCAGTGGTTCAGCGAGGTTAATGTCGGCGGCCGCGTCAAGTGGCAGATCGACGATCGCGTCAAGCGGCTGATCACCTTCAACGAGCTCAACCTCATGGCGCAATGGCCGGTAAAAGGGCCCTTCGACGTCATCTTCTGCCGCAATGTGGTTATCTATTTCGACGAGCCGACGCAGATGAAGATCTGGTCGCGCTTCGCCGGCGTGCTGGACACCAACGGATATCTCTACATCGGCCATTCGGAGCGCGTGTCGGGAGACGCCAAGTCGAAGTTCGACAATATCGGCATCACCACCTATCGCCATACCGGCAAGTTTCATGGAGTTCGGGCATGA
- a CDS encoding chemotaxis protein CheW, producing the protein MTYAAKNLTTGGRELIAFRVGDQEFCVNIMVVREIRGWTPATPMPHAPSYVLGVINLRGAVLPIVDLSARLGMKPAEPTIRHVIIVAQVKNQVVGLLVDAVSDILTVRDDEIQPTPDISSEFEKSFARGVLAIEGRMICLVELEAVFPQEEREAA; encoded by the coding sequence ATGACCTATGCCGCAAAAAATCTGACGACTGGCGGACGGGAGCTCATCGCCTTCCGCGTCGGAGATCAGGAATTCTGCGTAAACATTATGGTGGTCCGCGAAATACGCGGCTGGACGCCGGCAACGCCGATGCCGCATGCGCCATCCTATGTGCTCGGCGTGATCAATCTGCGCGGCGCAGTATTGCCGATCGTCGATCTATCCGCGCGTCTCGGCATGAAGCCCGCGGAACCGACCATTCGGCACGTGATCATCGTCGCTCAGGTGAAGAATCAGGTGGTGGGGCTCCTGGTCGACGCAGTGTCCGATATCCTGACCGTCAGGGACGATGAGATCCAGCCGACGCCGGACATTTCGTCCGAATTCGAGAAGAGCTTTGCCCGAGGCGTATTGGCGATCGAAGGCCGGATGATCTGCCTGGTCGAACTCGAAGCGGTTTTCCCCCAAGAGGAAAGGGAGGCGGCATGA
- a CDS encoding chemotaxis protein CheA encodes MDMNEIKEIFFQECEEQLAELESGLMKLNDGDRDPETVNAVFRAVHSIKGGAGAFGLDDLVSFAHVFETTLDCVRSNRLEPNQDVLKVMLKSADVLADLTNAARDGGSVDEARSRQLIKELEALANGELPQASAAEPAPKAAAPAPIAATPVNEEGFQPVAFSFEDFEADEPALIEATCYEIVFSPKSELYAKGNDATLLLRDLSRLGEMSIHCDMDGMPPLDRMNPEAAYFSWKISLKTDKGEDAIRSVFEFAEWDCDLDIALAGGCAVDAREELPMQPVPFDLSLLDEAPAGSAEEEEQIASRDRDAAVSAAETASNVLQMAQSSTRAPAEAPRNATAAASAAAQQAASAATPTIRVDLDRVDRLINLVGELVINQAMLSQSVIENDTNGPSSINMGLEELQQLTREIQDSVMAIRAQPVKPVFQRMSRIVREIADMTGKSVRLVTEGENTEVDKTVIDKLAEPLTHMIRNAVDHGLETPEKRLAAGKSAEGTVRLTAKHRSGRIVIELADDGAGINREKVRQKAIDNDLIAADANLSDEEIDNLIFHAGFSTADKISDISGRGVGMDVVKRSIQALGGRINISSKPGQGSVFTMSLPLTLAVLDGMVVTVANQTLVVPLTAIVETLQPEASAIHSFGSTQRLISIRNSFCPLVDVGRILNFRATQANPVDGVALLVESEGGGQRALMVDAIQGQRQVVIKSLEANYTHVPGIAAATILGDGRVALILDVDAIVAASRGQTLKPEMSLAAAG; translated from the coding sequence ATGGATATGAACGAAATCAAAGAGATTTTCTTCCAGGAATGCGAGGAGCAACTCGCGGAACTGGAGTCGGGTCTCATGAAGCTCAACGACGGCGATCGTGATCCGGAAACGGTCAACGCCGTCTTTCGAGCGGTGCACTCCATCAAGGGGGGCGCCGGCGCGTTCGGGCTGGATGATCTCGTGTCGTTCGCGCATGTGTTCGAGACGACGCTCGATTGCGTTCGATCCAACAGGCTGGAGCCCAATCAGGACGTTCTGAAGGTCATGCTGAAGTCGGCGGACGTGCTCGCTGACCTCACCAATGCTGCCCGCGACGGCGGCAGCGTCGATGAGGCCCGCAGCCGCCAACTGATCAAGGAACTCGAAGCGCTGGCGAATGGCGAGCTGCCGCAGGCGTCGGCTGCCGAGCCGGCGCCCAAGGCTGCAGCTCCCGCGCCCATTGCCGCGACCCCAGTCAATGAGGAAGGCTTTCAGCCCGTCGCCTTTTCCTTCGAGGATTTCGAGGCGGACGAACCGGCCCTGATCGAGGCGACCTGCTACGAGATCGTCTTCAGCCCGAAATCCGAGCTTTATGCCAAGGGCAATGATGCGACGCTGCTTCTGCGCGACCTGTCGCGGCTCGGTGAGATGAGCATTCACTGCGATATGGATGGCATGCCGCCGCTCGACCGGATGAATCCGGAGGCTGCCTACTTCTCCTGGAAGATTTCGCTGAAGACGGACAAGGGCGAAGACGCGATCCGCTCTGTGTTCGAATTCGCGGAATGGGACTGCGACCTCGACATCGCTTTGGCCGGCGGCTGCGCGGTCGATGCGCGCGAGGAGCTGCCGATGCAGCCCGTTCCCTTCGATCTCTCGCTGCTGGACGAGGCACCGGCCGGTTCGGCTGAAGAGGAAGAGCAAATTGCCAGCCGCGACCGCGATGCGGCCGTTTCGGCGGCTGAGACCGCGAGCAATGTCTTGCAGATGGCCCAGTCCTCTACCCGGGCTCCTGCGGAAGCTCCGAGGAACGCGACGGCTGCGGCCAGCGCGGCCGCCCAGCAGGCCGCCTCGGCCGCGACCCCGACCATCCGCGTGGACCTCGATCGCGTCGATCGTCTGATCAACCTCGTCGGCGAACTCGTCATCAATCAGGCGATGCTATCGCAGAGCGTGATCGAGAACGACACGAATGGTCCGTCATCGATCAACATGGGTCTCGAGGAGCTGCAACAGCTCACCCGCGAGATCCAGGACAGCGTCATGGCGATCCGCGCGCAGCCGGTGAAGCCTGTCTTCCAGCGCATGTCGCGCATCGTCCGCGAAATTGCCGACATGACCGGCAAGTCCGTTCGTCTCGTCACCGAGGGCGAGAACACGGAAGTGGACAAGACGGTCATCGACAAACTGGCCGAACCGCTGACGCATATGATCCGCAACGCCGTCGACCACGGCCTCGAAACACCGGAAAAACGGCTTGCCGCCGGCAAGAGCGCCGAAGGCACCGTGCGCCTGACGGCCAAGCACCGCTCGGGTCGCATCGTCATCGAGCTTGCCGACGACGGCGCGGGCATCAATCGCGAGAAGGTGCGCCAGAAGGCGATCGACAACGATCTCATCGCTGCCGACGCCAACCTCTCGGACGAGGAAATCGACAACCTGATATTCCATGCGGGCTTCTCGACCGCCGACAAGATCTCCGACATTTCCGGCCGCGGCGTCGGCATGGATGTCGTCAAGCGCTCGATCCAGGCGCTCGGCGGGCGCATCAACATCTCGTCCAAGCCCGGGCAGGGTTCGGTCTTCACGATGAGCCTGCCGCTGACGCTCGCCGTCCTCGACGGCATGGTGGTGACAGTCGCCAACCAGACGCTGGTCGTGCCGTTGACTGCCATCGTTGAAACGCTTCAGCCCGAGGCCTCCGCGATCCATAGCTTCGGCTCCACCCAGCGCCTGATCTCGATCCGCAACTCATTCTGCCCGCTGGTCGATGTCGGCCGTATCCTCAACTTCCGCGCGACGCAGGCCAATCCAGTCGACGGTGTGGCACTGCTCGTCGAGTCCGAAGGCGGCGGCCAGCGCGCCCTGATGGTGGATGCAATCCAGGGGCAGCGACAGGTGGTGATCAAGAGCCTGGAGGCAAACTATACCCATGTTCCGGGCATCGCGGCGGCGACCATCCTTGGCGACGGCCGCGTGGCGCTCATCCTCGATGTCGACGCAATCGTCGCTGCCTCGCGTGGGCAAACCCTGAAACCTGAAATGTCACTTGCTGCAGCCGGATAA
- a CDS encoding response regulator — protein MKKRVLTVDDSRTIRNMLLVTLNNAGFETIQAEDGVEGLEVLEEANPDVIVTDINMPRLDGFGFIEGVRKNDRYRAVPILVLTTESDAEKKNRARQAGATGWIVKPFDPTKLIDAIERVTA, from the coding sequence ATGAAGAAGAGAGTTCTGACTGTCGACGACTCCCGGACGATCCGGAACATGCTTCTCGTCACGCTCAACAATGCCGGATTCGAAACGATCCAGGCCGAGGACGGCGTCGAAGGCCTCGAGGTCCTCGAGGAAGCCAATCCGGACGTCATCGTCACCGACATCAACATGCCGCGTCTCGACGGCTTCGGTTTCATCGAGGGCGTGCGCAAGAACGACCGCTACCGCGCCGTGCCGATCCTCGTGCTGACCACGGAGAGTGATGCCGAAAAGAAGAACCGTGCGCGGCAGGCAGGTGCCACCGGCTGGATCGTCAAACCGTTCGACCCGACCAAGCTGATCGATGCGATCGAGCGCGTAACGGCCTGA
- a CDS encoding STAS domain-containing protein codes for MASKKTAQKTLRLAPVLDLNEATALHEKLLALKGSAVAIDASAVERIGALCVQVLVAGAKNWEEQQLSFTFAKVSDAFVKTTQLIGVDIDPLMAKEI; via the coding sequence ATGGCCAGCAAGAAGACCGCTCAGAAGACGCTCAGGCTCGCTCCTGTGCTCGATCTGAATGAGGCGACGGCGCTGCATGAAAAGCTGCTGGCGCTGAAAGGCAGCGCGGTCGCTATCGACGCCTCCGCTGTCGAGCGGATCGGAGCGCTCTGCGTTCAGGTGCTGGTCGCCGGCGCAAAAAATTGGGAAGAGCAGCAGCTGTCTTTCACCTTTGCAAAGGTGTCGGACGCCTTCGTTAAAACGACACAGCTCATCGGCGTGGACATCGATCCCCTGATGGCAAAGGAGATTTGA
- a CDS encoding globin-coupled sensor protein, with product MRQDASEQARKGQAGSLLERLRFSGLDEDGCALLRQHRESLSPRIDLALRDLFHRFQTYAASHFDSDRQLDRLHDLQSSHWNVLTDARFDGLYAERVKVLADTEGRMGLDPRWQVASHAVVLEHLLTGLIEDAWPNSLLPFGKARKKELCNLVAALVRTTFVDTEIAVSLRFNALRQQHQRQLAEQRRDDETEVSDLFANFLQALGDGDLAARLPEGASDAYQPIVTRLNASLDQIQAALQSADERSAAAEAMISDLHARAAEFSGRAGGEAEALSRQAATLGGMTERMQTGSARIGETEARANETRIAVERSGEIAGQAISAMADIEASAEKIGQIIGVIDEIAFQTNLLALNAGIEAARAGESGRGFAVVAQEVRALAQRSGEAAREIKQLVTGTKAQVEAGVEMVGRTQDAISSIVEQVISINAAVSGIARQAEDQVSDLRTATTEIGGISQAMQQSAALADSAASSSGDLHGIIEQLGQAIRRFRLERHQAARAAATRSPVLPRAPQHAAAQAGDDDAGALFDEGAVSERHVVGRRY from the coding sequence GTGAGGCAGGACGCGTCAGAACAGGCAAGAAAGGGCCAAGCAGGCAGCTTGCTTGAGCGCCTGCGCTTTTCCGGGCTCGACGAAGACGGCTGCGCGCTGCTGCGCCAACATCGCGAGAGCCTTTCGCCACGCATCGACCTTGCGCTTCGGGACCTCTTCCATCGGTTCCAGACCTACGCCGCCAGCCACTTCGATAGTGATCGTCAGCTCGATCGCCTGCACGATCTGCAATCGTCGCATTGGAATGTGCTGACCGACGCCCGCTTCGACGGGCTCTATGCGGAGCGCGTGAAAGTGTTGGCCGATACCGAAGGCCGCATGGGGCTAGACCCGCGCTGGCAGGTCGCAAGTCACGCGGTCGTGCTGGAGCATCTGTTGACCGGCCTCATCGAGGATGCGTGGCCGAACTCACTCCTTCCCTTCGGCAAGGCGCGGAAGAAGGAACTATGCAATCTCGTCGCCGCGCTCGTGCGCACCACCTTCGTCGACACCGAGATCGCGGTGTCGCTGCGTTTCAACGCGCTCAGGCAGCAGCATCAGCGGCAACTCGCCGAGCAGCGCCGGGACGACGAGACGGAAGTCAGCGATCTTTTCGCAAACTTTCTGCAGGCTCTTGGTGACGGTGATCTTGCTGCCCGACTGCCGGAAGGCGCTTCGGATGCATATCAACCAATCGTCACACGCCTCAATGCGTCCCTGGATCAGATTCAGGCGGCCCTGCAATCCGCAGACGAGCGCAGCGCAGCGGCAGAAGCGATGATCTCGGATCTGCACGCCCGCGCGGCTGAATTCTCCGGCAGGGCTGGAGGTGAAGCCGAGGCACTTTCGCGTCAGGCGGCGACGCTCGGCGGCATGACCGAACGCATGCAAACCGGTTCGGCCCGCATCGGTGAAACCGAGGCGAGGGCGAACGAGACGCGCATTGCTGTCGAGCGGAGCGGTGAGATTGCCGGTCAGGCGATTTCGGCCATGGCGGACATCGAGGCGTCGGCCGAAAAGATCGGTCAGATCATCGGCGTGATCGACGAGATTGCCTTCCAGACCAATCTGCTGGCTCTCAACGCCGGCATCGAGGCGGCGCGCGCCGGCGAGAGTGGCCGCGGCTTCGCGGTGGTCGCCCAAGAGGTCCGCGCACTTGCTCAGCGCTCCGGCGAGGCGGCACGCGAGATCAAGCAGCTTGTTACCGGAACCAAGGCCCAGGTCGAGGCCGGCGTCGAGATGGTCGGCCGGACCCAGGATGCGATCAGCAGCATCGTGGAGCAGGTGATTTCCATCAACGCGGCCGTCTCGGGCATCGCCCGCCAAGCCGAAGATCAGGTGAGCGATCTTCGTACCGCCACCACCGAAATCGGCGGTATCTCGCAAGCGATGCAGCAAAGCGCGGCGCTGGCGGATAGCGCGGCGAGTTCGTCGGGCGACCTTCATGGGATCATCGAGCAACTCGGGCAGGCGATCCGCAGATTCCGTCTCGAACGGCATCAGGCGGCACGCGCTGCGGCGACGCGCAGCCCGGTACTCCCGCGCGCACCGCAGCACGCGGCGGCGCAGGCCGGCGACGACGACGCGGGCGCTCTGTTCGACGAGGGTGCTGTCTCGGAGCGGCATGTCGTGGGACGGCGCTACTAA
- a CDS encoding FGGY-family carbohydrate kinase, protein MTMKTVAVIDIGKTNAKVALVDLDRFEEIAVRKTGNGVVNGGPYPHFDIDRLWRFILDSLAALNREHRVDAISVTTHGATAVLLDDAGDLALPVLDYEFAGPDALAEDYDRVRAPFSETGSARLPMGLNVGAQLFWQERTFPQHFAKVTTILTYAQYWSYRLTGVRANELTSLGCHTDLWNPKAAAFSSMVEALGWRKLFAPVRKASDVLGGLLQQLADETGLPQNLPVYCGIHDSNASLLPHLLTRSAPFSVVSTGTWVVILSVGGDRVDLDEKRDTLINVNALGDLVPSARFMGGRAFSTLVGEKPPIGSLEVESKVLAARHMLLPSVPVGSGPFPWATARWTTDERALAPAERLAVVSFHLALMTTTCLDLIGARGEIVVEGPFAANAAYLRMLAAATGREILADSHSATGTSLGAACLVTGIRVHTGAERFTCSVSDGYADYAEEWRALTAAHVKRVAEA, encoded by the coding sequence CTGACGATGAAGACGGTCGCTGTCATCGACATAGGCAAGACGAACGCCAAGGTCGCGCTGGTCGATCTCGACCGGTTCGAGGAAATCGCCGTGCGCAAGACGGGCAACGGCGTGGTCAATGGCGGTCCTTACCCGCACTTCGATATCGACCGTCTCTGGCGCTTCATTCTCGATAGCCTCGCTGCACTTAATCGCGAGCACAGGGTGGACGCCATATCGGTTACCACGCACGGCGCCACCGCCGTGCTGCTTGACGACGCCGGCGATCTCGCCCTGCCCGTTCTCGATTACGAGTTCGCCGGGCCGGACGCGCTCGCGGAGGACTATGACCGTGTTCGTGCGCCGTTCTCGGAGACCGGTTCAGCGCGCCTGCCGATGGGCCTGAATGTCGGTGCGCAGCTCTTCTGGCAGGAGCGTACGTTTCCGCAGCACTTCGCGAAGGTCACGACGATCCTCACTTATGCGCAGTACTGGTCCTACCGGCTGACCGGCGTAAGAGCGAATGAATTGACTTCGCTCGGCTGCCACACCGACCTTTGGAATCCCAAAGCCGCGGCGTTTTCCTCGATGGTCGAGGCACTCGGCTGGCGCAAACTCTTCGCGCCCGTTCGCAAGGCGAGCGACGTGCTTGGCGGGTTGTTGCAACAGCTGGCCGATGAAACGGGCCTGCCGCAAAATCTGCCAGTCTATTGCGGGATCCACGACTCCAACGCCTCGCTACTGCCGCATCTGCTGACCCGCAGCGCGCCGTTTTCGGTCGTCTCGACCGGAACCTGGGTCGTCATCCTCTCGGTCGGCGGCGACAGGGTGGATCTCGACGAGAAACGTGACACGCTGATCAACGTCAACGCACTCGGCGATCTGGTACCCTCGGCCCGTTTCATGGGTGGCCGCGCCTTCTCGACGCTTGTCGGGGAGAAACCACCCATCGGTTCGCTGGAGGTGGAAAGCAAGGTCTTGGCTGCGCGCCACATGCTGCTGCCGTCGGTGCCTGTCGGCTCCGGCCCTTTCCCTTGGGCCACCGCGCGCTGGACGACCGACGAAAGAGCGCTTGCTCCGGCTGAGCGGCTTGCCGTCGTTTCCTTTCATCTCGCCCTGATGACGACGACATGCCTTGATCTCATCGGAGCAAGGGGAGAGATCGTCGTCGAAGGGCCCTTCGCCGCCAACGCCGCCTATTTGCGGATGCTTGCTGCGGCCACGGGCAGAGAGATCCTTGCCGACAGTCACAGTGCCACCGGGACCAGCCTTGGTGCGGCCTGTCTCGTGACCGGCATTCGTGTCCACACCGGAGCGGAGCGCTTCACGTGTAGCGTCTCGGATGGCTATGCGGACTATGCTGAGGAATGGCGCGCGCTCACTGCGGCGCACGTAAAGCGCGTAGCCGAGGCCTAA
- the rhaM gene encoding L-rhamnose mutarotase, producing MEKYAFRMRLNPGMAAEYKARHDAIWPELVVLLKEAGISDYSIHFDEETNLLFGVLWRTDTHGMAELPSHPVMRKWWAYMADIMETHADNEPVAMPLKTVFHLS from the coding sequence ATGGAAAAGTATGCCTTCCGCATGCGGCTCAATCCAGGAATGGCCGCCGAATACAAGGCGCGCCACGACGCGATCTGGCCCGAACTGGTGGTCCTGCTCAAGGAAGCGGGAATTTCCGACTATTCGATCCATTTCGATGAAGAGACCAATCTGCTTTTCGGCGTGCTCTGGCGGACCGATACGCACGGGATGGCGGAGCTTCCCTCGCACCCGGTCATGCGGAAATGGTGGGCCTACATGGCCGATATTATGGAGACGCATGCGGACAACGAGCCCGTGGCCATGCCGCTGAAGACCGTTTTCCATCTGAGCTGA
- a CDS encoding ABC transporter permease: MTDAHLSPRNIPDRLQGRGARILKSWESLLLAVAVAIFLGNSLASPYFLDPWNLSDATFNFTEKAMIAFAMALVIISGEIDLSVASIIALASTAMGYAVQLGVDTPALVAIGLGVGLICGMVNGLLITGLGLPSIVVTIGTMSLFRGLSFIVLGDQAFTGYPESFAWFGQGYVWWVFSFEFTLFVVLAVVYGVLLHKTNFGRAVYAIGNNQTAALFSGVRVARVKFMLFLLTGLMAGLASVCLTSRLGSTRPSIALGWELEVVTMVVLGGVNILGGSGTIPGVVLAALIMGMVTFGFGLLNVPGIVMSIFIGLLLISVIALPILWQRARRRLAH, encoded by the coding sequence ATGACGGACGCCCACCTTTCTCCCCGCAACATTCCAGACCGGCTGCAGGGCCGCGGTGCTCGCATCCTGAAGAGCTGGGAAAGTCTGCTGCTTGCCGTCGCGGTCGCGATCTTTCTCGGCAATTCACTGGCGTCGCCCTATTTCCTCGATCCGTGGAACCTCTCCGACGCCACGTTCAATTTCACTGAGAAGGCGATGATTGCCTTCGCCATGGCGCTCGTCATCATCTCCGGCGAGATCGATCTTTCGGTCGCCTCGATCATCGCGCTTGCCTCGACGGCAATGGGCTACGCTGTGCAATTGGGCGTCGATACCCCGGCGCTTGTCGCGATCGGCCTTGGCGTCGGGCTCATCTGCGGCATGGTCAACGGGCTACTGATCACCGGCCTCGGCCTGCCGTCGATCGTGGTGACAATCGGTACGATGAGCCTCTTCCGCGGGCTCTCCTTCATCGTCCTCGGCGACCAGGCCTTTACCGGCTATCCCGAAAGCTTCGCCTGGTTCGGGCAGGGCTATGTCTGGTGGGTCTTCTCTTTCGAGTTCACCTTGTTCGTCGTGCTCGCAGTCGTCTACGGCGTGCTCTTGCACAAAACGAATTTCGGCCGCGCCGTCTATGCGATCGGCAACAACCAGACGGCGGCGTTGTTCTCCGGCGTCCGCGTCGCGCGGGTGAAGTTCATGCTCTTCCTGCTGACCGGCCTGATGGCAGGGCTCGCCTCCGTCTGCCTCACCTCGCGTCTCGGCTCCACCCGCCCCTCAATCGCGCTCGGCTGGGAACTCGAGGTGGTGACCATGGTGGTGCTCGGTGGCGTCAACATCCTCGGCGGCTCGGGCACCATTCCCGGCGTCGTGCTGGCGGCGTTGATCATGGGTATGGTCACATTCGGCTTCGGCCTCCTGAACGTGCCCGGCATCGTTATGTCGATCTTCATCGGCCTGCTGCTGATCTCGGTCATCGCCCTGCCGATCCTTTGGCAGCGTGCCCGCCGCCGTCTCGCGCATTGA
- a CDS encoding ABC transporter permease encodes MMAKLLKNREILLVVAIIALVALIALRFPAFVTPASFARVYNDTSILIILALGQMAVILTRCIDLSMAANLALSGMVAAMLNTAFPGLPIPLIILAAMALGGLLGMINGTLVWKLDIPPIVVTLGTLTIYRGLIFLLTDGKWINAHEMSDAFKALPRLGFAGVPVLSWLSLLMIALMFLVMSRTPIGRAFYAVGGNPHAAVYTGIDVGRTRFFAYCLSGTLAGLSGYLWVSRYAVAYVDIAAGFELDIIAACVIGGISIAGGIGSVAGAVLGALFLGVIKNALPVINISPFAQMAISGTVIVIAVAVNARAERRKGRVILRKAEAV; translated from the coding sequence ATGATGGCGAAGCTCCTCAAGAATCGCGAAATCCTGCTCGTCGTCGCCATCATCGCGCTCGTCGCCCTGATCGCATTGCGGTTCCCCGCTTTCGTAACTCCGGCAAGCTTTGCCCGTGTCTACAACGACACCTCCATTCTGATCATTCTGGCGCTCGGGCAGATGGCGGTGATCCTCACCCGCTGTATCGATCTGTCGATGGCCGCCAATCTTGCGCTGAGCGGCATGGTCGCGGCCATGTTGAACACCGCCTTTCCCGGTCTGCCGATTCCCTTGATCATTCTTGCGGCGATGGCGCTCGGCGGCCTGCTAGGCATGATCAACGGAACGCTCGTCTGGAAACTCGACATACCCCCGATCGTCGTTACGCTCGGAACGCTGACGATCTATCGCGGCCTGATTTTTCTTTTGACGGACGGCAAGTGGATCAACGCCCACGAGATGAGCGACGCCTTCAAGGCGCTGCCGCGCTTGGGCTTTGCGGGCGTGCCGGTGCTCTCGTGGCTGTCGCTCCTGATGATTGCGCTGATGTTCCTGGTGATGAGTCGGACCCCGATCGGTCGTGCCTTCTATGCGGTCGGCGGCAATCCGCACGCGGCCGTCTATACGGGCATCGATGTCGGCCGCACGCGCTTCTTCGCCTATTGCCTCTCGGGCACGCTCGCCGGCCTTTCCGGTTATCTCTGGGTGTCGCGCTATGCGGTCGCCTATGTCGACATCGCCGCGGGCTTCGAGCTCGATATCATCGCGGCCTGCGTCATCGGCGGCATTTCGATTGCCGGCGGCATCGGCTCGGTGGCAGGCGCCGTGCTCGGCGCGCTGTTCCTTGGCGTGATCAAGAACGCACTGCCCGTCATCAACATCTCGCCCTTCGCGCAGATGGCGATTTCCGGAACGGTCATCGTCATCGCGGTCGCCGTCAACGCCCGTGCCGAGAGGCGCAAGGGCCGTGTCATTCTTAGAAAAGCGGAGGCGGTCTGA